One genomic window of Quercus lobata isolate SW786 chromosome 9, ValleyOak3.0 Primary Assembly, whole genome shotgun sequence includes the following:
- the LOC115959771 gene encoding BTB/POZ and MATH domain-containing protein 4-like has translation MRRIVSPKSQPMFSSSSSSLSGSTPTPTTTTTSTSMTETVNGSHLFNISGYPLLKGIGIGNSVASDTFTAGGYSWAIYFYPDGNNVQDNATYVSLFIGLASEGTDVRALFELKLLDQSGKERHKVYFDTQFDRGPYTFRKRGQMW, from the coding sequence ATGAGACGAATTGTCTCTCCTAAGTCTCAGCCgatgttttcttcttcttcatcttctttgtcTGGGTCGACTCCAACtccgacgacgacgacgacatCGACGTCGATGACCGAGACGGTGAATGGGTCCCACCTGTTCAACATCTCAGGGTACCCGCTCTTGAAAGGTATTGGGATCGGAAACAGCGTGGCGTCCGATACTTTCACCGCCGGCGGGTACTCTTGGGCAATTTATTTTTACCCGGACGGCAATAATGTGCAGGACAATGCTACGTATGTTTCGCTGTTTATAGGTTTGGCGAGTGAAGGCACTGATGTGAGAGCGCTTTTTGAACTGAAGCTTTTGGATCAGAGTGGGAAAGAGAGGCATAAGGTTTATTTCGATACCCAGTTCGATAGGGGGCCTTACACGTTCAGAAAGCGCGGTCAAATGTGGTAA
- the LOC115961955 gene encoding uncharacterized protein LOC115961955, whose translation MDDKLLLAAFHNGVHSDLFIHKLYEQEPQTMAELVHSAQNFMNAEDAIIAKKRKKIEKMDANPTRHSEQGPHLKKGRTEDKKDRDRKAGPSVRSQQYTPLNMPLDQVLMQIKDDPSLKWPEKMKGDPNKRNRNKYCRFHRDHGHDTDECFDLKQQIENLIRQGKLRSFLGRDHKDEKLKGKAEESSRPPLGEIRVIVGGSSTVQSSRSRKTYLKVVQSVQLSGRPPRDRDTDEQAITFTEEEAKRIHHPHDDAIVITLLIADYTTRRVLVDNGSSADILYLPAFQQMKLGRDRLRPVNSPLVGFGGMKVQPVGIVTLPVVVGAYPQQVTKDVSFLVVDCSSSYNAIIGRPTLNSWKAVTSTYHLSVKFPTDYGVGQVQGDQLAARECYLAMLATDEQVQTVTIEEKRVVVEPIEVLEDVPLDKRNPERCTRVGADLEGGIKENLVQFLRKNIDVFAWSHEDMPGIDPNVITHRLNVCPSSKPIRQKKRVFAPERENAIKDEVQKLMAAKFIREVYYPDWLANVVMVKKANGKWRMCVDFTDLNKACPKDSYPLPRIDQLVDSTAGHKLFSFMDAFSGYNQIRMDEVDQEKTSFVTSQGLFCYEVMPFDLKNAGATYQRLVNHMFRPQIGRNVEVYVDDMLVKSLEECKHLDDLQETFNTLRQYSMKLNPSKCAFGVASGKFLGFMVSHRGIEANPKKIKAILEMKPPQNVKEVQSLTGRVAALNRFVSKATDKCLSFFKVIKKAFEWTDECQRAFQDLKTYLVTPPLLSPSVIGEELFLYLAVTPHAVSSALIREEAKMQKPVYYTSRALRGAEGRYPLIEKLAFALITASRKLRHYFQAHVINVMTDHPLKKAMNKLEAAGRLIQWTIELSEFDIRYQPRHAIKAQALADFIAEFTPRCDDEVQEDKRWVIHVNGSSTQHAGGVGVVLQSPEGDKLKHRVRLQYRPTNNEVEYEALLKGLELAKSVEAESVLVLGDSSLVMGQINGTYEAKEERMKKHLERVLQLVKKFKKANFIQILREENAEVDTLAKEASATGTTDEYDEIQYIPSVDLPEVQQIGNEENWMTPIVSYLKDGRLLEARDKAKKLRIKAARYVLMDEVLYKRGFSQPYLRCLAPEEANYVLREVHEGACGNHSGARTLIHKVVRAGYYWPTVQADAKAYVKACDKCQRFSNIPRQPSEYLTPMMAPWPFAQWGLDILGPFSTWN comes from the coding sequence ATGGATGACAAGCTCCTCCTGGCGGCTTTCCACAATGGGGTTCACTCTGATTTGTTCATCCACAAGCTATATGAGCAAGAGCCTCAGACCATGGCCGAGCTCGTCCACTCAgcccaaaattttatgaatgcggaGGATGCtatcatagccaagaagaggaagaaaattgagaaaatggATGCTAACCCCACTCGCCACTCAGAACAAGGTCCTCATCTTAAGAAAGGACGAACAGAAGACAAAAAGGATCGTGACAGGAAGGCAGGCCCCTCAGTACGAAGTCAGCAGTATACGCCATTGAACATGCCACTTGatcaagtcctaatgcaaatcaaggatgatccttccttGAAATGGCCAGaaaaaatgaagggagatccaAATAAGCGCAATAGAaacaagtattgtcgcttccatagAGACCATGGGCATGATACGGACGAATGTTTTGATCTAAAGCAGCAGATTGAGAATCTTATAAGGCAGGGGAAGCTAAGAAGTTTCCTAGGTCGAGACCATAAGGACGAAAAACTCAAGGgaaaagctgaagagtcgtcACGGCCACCTCTCGGAGAAATCAGAGTTATCGTCGGAGGGAGCTCCACAGTTCAATCGTCCAGGTCCAGGAAAACATACCTGAAGGTGGTGCAGAGCGTCCAACTCTCTGGACGACCACCTAGAGATAGGGATACGGATGAACAGGCAATCACATTCACCGAGGAAGAAGCTAAAAGAATCCACCATCCTCATGACGATGCTATTGTCATTACCTTGCTCATCGCTGACTACACAACCAGAAGGGTACTCGTTGATAATGGAAGTTCGGCAGATATCCTGTATCTTCCAGCTTTTCAGCAGATGAAGTTAGGACGAGATCGTCTTCGTCCGGTGAATTCTCCATTAGTAGGTTTTGGTGGTATGAAGGTGCAGCCCGTGGGTATTGTTACGTTACCAGTGGTAGTTGGGGCATATCCGCAGCAAGTCACCAAGGACGTGAGTTTCCTGGTAGTAGACTGTTCGTCCTCCTATAATGCCATAATTGGGAGgccaactttgaatagttggaaAGCAGTTACATCCACCTATCATCTATCAGTCAAGTTCCCAACAGACTATGGAGTAGGACAAGTGCAAGGAGATCAACTGGCAGCGAGAGAGTGTTACTTGGCAATGTTGGCCACAGACGAGCAAGTGCAGACCGTGACTATTGAAGAAAAAAGGGTCGTGGTAGAACCTATTGAAGTGTTGGAAGATGTTCCCTTAGACAAAAGGAACCCTGAGAGATGTACCAGGGTGGGGGCAGATCTAGAAGGAGGAATTAAAGAAAACCTTGTCCAGTTTTTGAGGAAGAACATAGATGTGTTTGCTTGGAGTCATGAGGATATGCCTGGAATAGATCCTAATGTCATCACCCATCGCCTGAACGTATGTCCATCCTCGAAGCCAATACGACAAAAGAAAAGGGTGTTTGCTCCTGAGAGAGAAAATGCTATTAAGGACGAGGTTCAAAAATTGATGGCAGCGAAGTTTATCCGGGAGGTGTACTATCCAGATTGGTTGGCCAACGTAGTGATGGTCAAAAAGGCGAACGGcaagtggaggatgtgtgtggattttactgatctgaacaaggcttgcccAAAAGATAGCTATCCATTACCACGCATTGATCAGCTGGTGGACTCAACCGCGGGCCAtaaactttttagttttatggACGCTTTCTCAGGATACAACCAGATACGGATGGACGAGGTTGACCAGGAGAAGACCTCATTTGTTACAAGTCAGGGCTTATTCTGTTATGAAGTAATGCCCTTCGACTTGAAAAACGCTGGAGCAACGTATCAACGACTGGTCAATCACATGTTTCGTCCTCAGATTGGGCGAAATGTCGAagtgtatgtggatgatatgttagTGAAAAGTTTGGAAGAATGTAAACATTTAGACGACTTACAAGAAACCTTCAACACACTCAGACAATACAGTATGAAGTTGAATCCCAGCAAATGTGCTTTCGGAGTAGCATCGGGAAAATTTCTTGGATTCATGGTCTCACACAGGGGGATCGAGGCAAACCCAAAAAAGATCAAGGCAATCCTAGAAATGAAGCCTCCGCAGAATGTTAAAGAAGTTCAATCTCTCACCGGGCGAGTTGCCGCCCTCAACAGGTTTGTCTCCAAAGCTACTGACAAGTGTTTGTCATTTTTCAAGGTTATAAAGAAAGCATTCGAATGGACGGACGAGTGCCAAAGAGCCTTCCAAGATTTGAAGACGTATCTTGTCACACCCCCGTTGCTAAGTCCATCCGTGATAGGAGAGGAACTGTTTTTATACCTGGCGGTGACCCCACATGCTGTGAGCTCAGCACTGATAAGAGAGGAAGCAAAAATGCAAAAGCCAGTATACTACACTAGTAGGGCATTGAGGGGGGCGGAAGGGCGATATCCGCTAATAGAAAAGCTGGCTTTCGCGCTCATCACGGCTTCCAGGAAGTTAAGACATTACTTCCAAGCCCATGTAATCAATGTTATGACAGATCACCCATTGAAGAAAGCTATGAACAAGTTGGAAGCCGCAGGACGTCTGATCCAATGGACAATCGAACTTAGCGAGTTTGATATTCGGTACCAACCAAGACATGCTATTAAGGCTCAAGCCCTGGCAGATTTTATTGCGGAGTTCACACCAAGATGCGATGATGAAGTGCAGGAGGATAAAAGGTGGGTGATCCATGTAAACGGCTCGTCCACACAGCATGCAGGAGGAGTAGGGGTGGTTTTGCAATCCCCTGAAGGAGACAAGTTGAAGCATAGAGTCCGTCTGCAATATCGACCGACTAACAATGAGGTGGAGTATGAAGCTCTGCTTaaagggctagaattggctAAGTCTGTAGAAGCGGAGTCAGTTCTCGTCCTGGGAGACTCTTCGTTAGTAATGGGCCAAATAAATGGGACATATGAGGCGAAAGAAGAACGAATGAAAAAGCACTTGGAGAGGGTATTACAGCTtgtgaaaaaattcaagaaagcTAACTTTATTCAAATCCTGAGGGAAGAGAATGCGGAAGTAGATACCTTAGCGAAGGAAGCCTCAGCAACCGGAACAACCGACGAGTATGATGAAATTCAGTACATCCCGAGTGTAGATCTCCCGGAAGTGCAGCAAATAGGGAAtgaagaaaattggatgactccAATCGTCTCGTATCTGAAGGACGGGAGACTTCTGGAAGCAAGAGACAAAGCTAAAAAACTCAGGATAAAAGCAGCCAGGTACGTCCTTATGGACGAAGTTCTTTATAAGAGGGGCTTTTCTCAACCTTATCTTAGGTGCCTGGCCCCAGAGGAGGCGAACTATGTGCTGAGggaagttcatgaaggagcTTGTGGAAACCATTCGGGAGCCAGAACGCTCATCCACAAAGTCGTCCGtgcagggtactattggccaaCAGTCCAAGCGGATGCAAAAGCATATGTCAAGGCATGTGACAAATGTCAACGATTCAGCAATATCCCCAGGCAACCATCAGAGTATCTCACCCCAATGATGGCCCCATGGCCCTTTGCTCAATGGGGCCTAGACATCCTGGGTCCTTTTTCCACTTGGAACTAG